From Ruminococcus sp. HUN007, a single genomic window includes:
- a CDS encoding aldo/keto reductase, whose translation MRYRELGNTGLMVSETGFGTIPVLSGNVPVLPDYYSPDLDEAVEIMMCAYRMGCNFYDTAIPEEYGDAEYKLGVFAEKAGRENIIISDKARFMDGNDMFREVMRSAENLGTDPDIYFVHQVDEDNQDETFSRYGALDALCDLKKAGVIKYTGIATHYYSVAERSARDDRVDVIQTSGNIMERGIIDRIAEKDIFKSKGLILNKVYAAGCLLNVFSPAELIGGILHWPFSCALIGIGTVGQAEAAMKEDFSPREFSFEEVIKRLSEHFTPVGCTRCQRCVCPKGYEVHIMLRQYNYYHLGKHYWARKKLRLNIEEVYESCMKCTERQCMKDCPRKLRIPELIEMIHDFVTR comes from the coding sequence ATGAGATACAGAGAACTCGGAAATACAGGACTTATGGTATCGGAAACAGGTTTTGGAACGATACCGGTACTGAGCGGAAATGTTCCCGTTCTTCCGGATTACTACAGTCCTGATCTTGATGAAGCAGTTGAGATAATGATGTGCGCATACAGAATGGGATGCAATTTCTACGACACAGCTATTCCTGAAGAATACGGCGATGCGGAGTACAAACTCGGTGTTTTTGCAGAGAAGGCAGGACGAGAGAATATCATCATTTCTGACAAGGCAAGATTCATGGACGGAAATGATATGTTCCGCGAAGTTATGAGATCAGCCGAAAATCTTGGTACCGATCCGGACATTTACTTTGTCCATCAGGTGGATGAGGACAACCAGGATGAAACATTCAGCAGATACGGAGCACTCGATGCACTGTGTGATCTTAAGAAAGCCGGCGTAATAAAATATACCGGCATTGCAACACATTACTACAGTGTTGCAGAACGTTCCGCACGTGATGACAGGGTGGACGTGATACAGACCAGCGGCAATATAATGGAGCGCGGTATAATCGACCGGATTGCGGAGAAAGATATTTTTAAAAGCAAGGGACTCATTCTGAATAAAGTGTATGCAGCCGGATGTCTTCTTAATGTGTTCAGTCCGGCCGAGCTTATTGGAGGCATCCTTCACTGGCCTTTTTCCTGTGCACTTATCGGAATAGGGACTGTCGGACAGGCAGAAGCAGCAATGAAAGAGGATTTTTCCCCTCGGGAGTTTTCCTTTGAGGAGGTCATAAAAAGACTGTCAGAGCATTTTACACCTGTCGGCTGCACAAGATGTCAGCGCTGCGTGTGCCCGAAAGGATACGAAGTCCATATCATGCTCAGACAGTATAATTATTATCATCTCGGAAAGCACTACTGGGCAAGGAAAAAACTCAGACTCAACATCGAAGAAGTATATGAAAGCTGCATGAAGTGCACGGAAAGACAGTGCATGAAAGACTGTCCGCGTAAATTAAGGATACCTGAACTGATTGAAATGATACACGATTTTGTAACACGGTGA
- the dnaK gene encoding molecular chaperone DnaK — MGKIIGIDLGTTNSCVAVMEGGNSVVIPNSEGARTTPSVVAFTKNGERLVGQTAKHQAITNPDKTIISIKRHMGSDYKVDIDGKKYTPQEISAMILQKLKADAEAYLGEKVTEAVITVPAYFTDSQRQATKDAGQIAGLTVKRIINEPTAAALSYGIDKEDDQKIMVYDLGGGTFDVSIIEMGDGVTEVLATAGNNRLGGDDFDQRIIDWMVAEFKQAEGIDLSGDKLAMQRLKEAAEKAKIELSSTTTSNINLPFISADASGPKHLDLTLTQAKFNELTADLVQATMGPVDQALSDSGLSASDLNKVLLVGGSSRIPAVQEAVKKRIGKDPFKGINPDECVALGAAYQGGVLGGDVKEGLLLLDVTPLSLGLETMGGVCTKIIERNTTIPTKKSQIFSTAADNQSAVDINILQGEREFAKDNKQLGMFRLDGIAPAPRGIPQIEVTFDIDQNGIVHVSAKDLGTGKEQNISITASTNMSKEDIDKAVKEAEQFAEEDKKRREDVDAKNNGENLVFQCEKALGEFGDKVSAEDKAPIESKLEALKAALKADNVDDIKAKTEELQKAFYDLSSKVYQAAGAAAGQDPNAAAGGFAGGAADAGNANDKKDDNVVDADYTEA, encoded by the coding sequence ATGGGAAAGATCATTGGTATTGACTTAGGTACAACAAACTCATGCGTAGCAGTTATGGAAGGCGGTAACTCAGTAGTTATCCCTAACTCAGAAGGTGCAAGAACAACTCCTTCAGTAGTTGCATTCACAAAGAACGGCGAAAGACTTGTTGGTCAGACAGCAAAGCATCAGGCTATCACAAACCCTGACAAGACTATCATCTCCATCAAGCGTCACATGGGTTCAGACTACAAGGTAGATATAGACGGCAAGAAGTACACACCACAGGAGATCTCAGCAATGATCCTTCAGAAGCTGAAGGCTGACGCTGAAGCATATCTCGGCGAAAAGGTTACAGAAGCAGTTATCACTGTTCCTGCTTACTTCACAGACTCACAGAGACAGGCTACAAAGGACGCTGGTCAGATCGCTGGTCTTACAGTTAAGCGTATCATCAACGAACCTACAGCAGCTGCTCTTTCGTACGGTATCGACAAGGAAGATGACCAGAAGATCATGGTTTACGACCTCGGCGGCGGTACATTCGACGTATCCATCATCGAAATGGGCGACGGCGTAACAGAAGTTCTTGCTACAGCAGGTAACAACCGTCTCGGCGGTGACGACTTCGACCAGAGAATCATCGACTGGATGGTTGCAGAGTTCAAGCAGGCAGAAGGTATTGACCTCTCAGGCGACAAGCTCGCTATGCAGAGACTCAAGGAGGCTGCTGAAAAGGCTAAGATCGAACTCTCATCAACAACAACTTCAAACATCAACCTCCCGTTCATCTCAGCTGATGCTTCAGGCCCTAAGCACCTCGACCTCACACTTACACAGGCTAAGTTCAACGAACTCACTGCAGACCTCGTTCAGGCTACAATGGGACCTGTTGACCAGGCTCTCAGCGACAGCGGTCTTTCAGCAAGCGACCTCAACAAGGTTCTCCTCGTTGGTGGTTCTTCAAGAATCCCTGCAGTTCAGGAAGCTGTCAAGAAGCGTATCGGCAAGGATCCATTCAAGGGTATCAACCCTGACGAATGCGTTGCTCTCGGTGCTGCTTACCAGGGCGGTGTACTCGGCGGCGACGTTAAGGAAGGTCTCCTCCTCCTCGACGTAACACCACTTTCACTCGGCCTTGAAACAATGGGCGGTGTATGCACAAAGATCATCGAAAGAAATACAACAATTCCTACAAAGAAGTCACAGATCTTCTCAACTGCAGCTGATAACCAGAGCGCCGTTGACATCAACATCCTCCAGGGTGAACGTGAATTCGCAAAGGATAACAAGCAGCTCGGTATGTTCCGTCTCGACGGTATCGCTCCTGCACCAAGAGGAATCCCACAGATCGAAGTTACATTCGATATCGACCAGAACGGTATCGTACACGTTTCTGCAAAGGACCTCGGCACAGGCAAGGAACAGAACATTTCTATCACAGCTTCAACAAACATGTCCAAGGAAGATATCGACAAGGCTGTCAAGGAAGCTGAACAGTTCGCTGAAGAAGACAAGAAGAGACGTGAAGACGTTGACGCAAAGAACAACGGTGAAAACCTCGTATTCCAGTGCGAAAAGGCTCTCGGCGAATTCGGCGACAAGGTAAGCGCTGAAGACAAGGCTCCTATCGAAAGCAAGCTCGAAGCTCTCAAGGCTGCTCTCAAGGCTGACAATGTTGACGACATCAAGGCTAAGACAGAAGAACTCCAGAAGGCATTCTACGATCTTTCATCAAAGGTTTACCAGGCTGCAGGCGCAGCTGCCGGTCAGGATCCTAATGCTGCTGCAGGCGGATTTGCAGGCGGTGCTGCTGATGCAGGCAACGCAAACGACAAGAAGGATGACAACGTAGTTGATGCTGACTACACAGAAGCCTGA
- the grpE gene encoding nucleotide exchange factor GrpE: protein MSKKKHAEETSEKELEVNEASENEAEEAAAENAETAEETSEASPEESADAKVTALEEELKKEKDNYMRLFAEFDNFRKRTSREKTEAYGDSAAKTIGAILPALDNFERALDAPCEDENFKKGVEMIFTQLNGILEKLGVTEIEALGAPFDPNFHNAIKQVESEDAESDTVCEVFQKGYKLGDRVIRTAMVAVTA, encoded by the coding sequence ATGAGTAAGAAAAAGCACGCAGAAGAAACTTCAGAAAAGGAACTCGAAGTGAACGAAGCTTCTGAAAACGAAGCAGAAGAAGCTGCCGCAGAAAATGCAGAAACAGCGGAGGAAACTTCTGAAGCATCGCCGGAAGAAAGTGCTGATGCAAAAGTCACTGCACTTGAGGAAGAACTTAAAAAGGAAAAGGACAATTACATGAGACTTTTCGCTGAGTTCGACAACTTCAGAAAGAGAACTTCAAGAGAAAAAACTGAAGCATACGGAGATTCCGCAGCAAAAACAATAGGCGCTATCCTCCCCGCTCTGGACAACTTCGAAAGAGCACTCGATGCTCCGTGCGAGGATGAAAACTTCAAGAAGGGTGTTGAAATGATCTTCACTCAGCTCAACGGCATTCTCGAAAAGCTCGGAGTAACAGAAATAGAAGCACTCGGCGCACCATTTGATCCGAACTTCCACAACGCCATCAAGCAGGTGGAAAGCGAAGACGCCGAATCTGACACTGTATGCGAGGTATTCCAGAAGGGATACAAACTCGGCGACAGAGTAATAAGAACTGCAATGGTTGCAGTAACCGCCTGA
- a CDS encoding HrcA family transcriptional regulator gives MISCSDFDKNEIVRFIEHKNDFAEFLDSSFSGIQVMFSEENDDFIIGNSSMIVSKYRKGDKEAGSLGIVGPMRLNYAKIIPYIEYFTQKITDVLTGEIPETAGKEPDNNE, from the coding sequence CTGATCTCGTGCAGCGACTTTGACAAGAACGAGATAGTAAGATTCATTGAACACAAAAATGATTTTGCTGAGTTCCTTGACAGCAGTTTCAGCGGAATACAGGTAATGTTCAGTGAGGAAAATGACGACTTCATAATCGGCAACTCGAGCATGATAGTTTCAAAGTACCGCAAGGGTGACAAGGAAGCCGGTTCACTCGGAATAGTCGGACCGATGCGACTCAACTATGCAAAGATCATACCTTATATAGAGTATTTTACGCAGAAGATAACAGATGTTCTTACCGGAGAAATTCCGGAAACTGCGGGAAAGGAACCAGACAATAATGAGTAA
- a CDS encoding vWA domain-containing protein, whose amino-acid sequence MSNIEDLSNSVINVTLPTQPSYQAEATQTQAVVSDAAVTSVSGDITTTVTGTETTVTGLSAPALTTTATETSSEAVTSESVTTVSEAVTTEVTTSITTGQYSNAIVIGLDISGSMSGEPMKAMKEAAIEFCKYTLKNDPNARIAVVPFGTYAELGVSLTNDEAALTSYIENMSTNGVTNFTDAFDTIMLELQNSSGERKSVVFMADGVPNEGVSDYSEEMKAKYPDKGYNSYALGALKEDNEKMKPNANVYTVGFFHKLSGSSKDRAVNLMKDLASDPVQYYDADIKTLKEVFGQISEDIVVTTVAYNAPDDATANTATEKAAEGTTAAATDKTNATPKTGDTRSAAPLAVTAVAAAAIVVLVRKKND is encoded by the coding sequence ATGTCAAACATTGAAGACCTTTCAAACAGTGTTATCAATGTTACTCTTCCAACACAGCCGTCATATCAGGCTGAAGCAACACAAACCCAGGCAGTTGTATCAGATGCCGCTGTTACATCAGTTTCAGGCGACATTACAACAACAGTAACAGGTACAGAAACAACAGTAACAGGGCTTTCAGCACCTGCTCTTACAACTACAGCTACAGAAACTTCTTCTGAAGCAGTTACATCAGAATCTGTAACAACTGTATCAGAGGCTGTTACTACTGAAGTAACAACATCAATTACAACAGGACAGTATTCCAATGCGATCGTTATCGGCCTTGACATTTCAGGAAGTATGTCAGGTGAACCTATGAAAGCTATGAAGGAAGCTGCTATTGAATTCTGCAAATATACTCTCAAGAATGATCCTAACGCAAGAATCGCTGTAGTTCCTTTCGGTACATATGCTGAACTTGGTGTTTCACTCACTAATGATGAAGCTGCACTTACAAGCTACATTGAAAATATGTCTACAAACGGAGTTACAAACTTTACTGATGCTTTCGACACTATAATGCTCGAACTTCAGAACAGCTCCGGCGAACGCAAGAGCGTTGTATTTATGGCTGACGGTGTTCCGAATGAAGGTGTTTCAGACTACAGTGAGGAAATGAAGGCTAAGTATCCTGACAAGGGATATAACTCATATGCTCTCGGCGCTCTTAAGGAAGACAACGAAAAGATGAAGCCGAATGCAAATGTATATACAGTAGGTTTCTTCCACAAGCTCAGCGGCTCTTCAAAGGATCGCGCTGTAAACCTTATGAAGGACCTTGCAAGTGATCCGGTACAGTACTACGATGCTGACATCAAGACACTTAAGGAAGTATTCGGACAGATCTCAGAAGATATCGTTGTAACAACAGTTGCATATAATGCACCTGATGATGCAACAGCAAATACAGCTACAGAAAAGGCTGCTGAAGGCACAACTGCTGCAGCAACAGACAAGACAAATGCCACACCTAAGACAGGTGATACAAGAAGCGCAGCTCCGTTAGCAGTAACAGCTGTCGCTGCTGCTGCAATTGTTGTTCTTGTAAGAAAGAAGAACGACTGA
- a CDS encoding SseB family protein encodes MTDSQKKNILDKYLNGPADESMLELSVQELIFLYASVIAKQKEDASNEEWAQKRQYVFSSVLLRLMRSEELYVAYHVMTGYPYIDVRGCAWVFTEKEFSKAAHEHYFKEGVPLTMKTFTGNEAILDEMFELYRIGVKQFIVDNGQPNVTVSLKDILSVSTESEAPSEMNPELMFTVLTSLEVSYASDGKHPALAEADKKIKELIETSHFLVPVQTDRHLADGEVMKITGETPSKIAVVNPLKLEKGFVAAFTDWREFTKLYSKDEWNAVIMDHAALKDAASNADGFIINPSGFMYIVKNEA; translated from the coding sequence ATGACAGACAGCCAGAAGAAAAATATTCTCGACAAATATCTTAACGGTCCTGCTGACGAAAGCATGCTTGAACTTTCAGTTCAGGAACTGATATTTCTCTACGCTTCCGTGATTGCAAAGCAGAAAGAAGATGCTTCAAACGAAGAATGGGCACAGAAAAGGCAGTATGTATTCTCATCCGTTCTCCTCAGACTCATGAGATCAGAAGAACTGTATGTAGCCTACCACGTCATGACAGGATATCCGTACATCGATGTAAGAGGATGTGCATGGGTATTCACCGAAAAGGAATTCTCAAAGGCTGCACACGAACACTATTTCAAGGAAGGCGTACCGCTTACCATGAAAACATTCACCGGTAACGAAGCCATTCTTGATGAAATGTTTGAACTTTACAGAATCGGCGTCAAGCAGTTCATTGTAGACAACGGCCAGCCTAATGTCACCGTTTCTCTCAAAGATATCCTCAGTGTCAGCACTGAAAGCGAAGCTCCGTCTGAAATGAATCCGGAACTCATGTTCACTGTACTGACATCACTTGAAGTGTCATACGCAAGCGACGGAAAGCACCCTGCCCTTGCTGAAGCCGATAAAAAAATCAAAGAACTGATCGAAACATCACACTTCCTTGTTCCTGTTCAGACCGACCGCCATCTTGCCGACGGCGAAGTTATGAAAATAACAGGAGAAACACCTTCAAAGATCGCAGTAGTGAATCCTTTAAAGCTCGAAAAAGGATTTGTCGCAGCATTTACTGACTGGCGCGAATTCACAAAGCTCTATTCAAAGGATGAATGGAACGCTGTTATCATGGACCACGCAGCGCTTAAGGACGCAGCATCGAATGCTGACGGCTTTATTATCAATCCTTCCGGTTTCATGTACATAGTGAAAAACGAAGCGTGA
- a CDS encoding type II secretion system protein: MKKEEYYEEQYEERSEKKLHGFTLIELIVVISIIGILAAIIVPTMVGWMEKANNTADAENARIMCEAIQAEAMYEPNFEVFTKNPWKYSVGGQDPDDHGYIYVDKNEVRVSSIRIAELLQENGFITSASAYTTKKNAVTEDGVEVAAEYAYRRPVCNNMLCKSNKTWYRYQVNVCYRDGTIKFTYVAVSKDGEIKNDTNQSSKNNTRDPVASAKFARMAGVGEADKITSLGPNSTP; this comes from the coding sequence ATGAAGAAGGAAGAGTATTACGAAGAGCAGTACGAAGAACGGTCGGAAAAGAAACTTCATGGTTTTACGCTTATTGAGCTTATAGTTGTAATTTCAATCATTGGCATTCTTGCCGCTATCATTGTACCTACTATGGTAGGATGGATGGAAAAAGCTAATAATACTGCAGATGCTGAAAATGCTAGAATTATGTGTGAAGCGATACAGGCAGAAGCAATGTATGAACCTAACTTCGAAGTTTTTACAAAAAATCCGTGGAAATATTCAGTAGGTGGTCAGGATCCTGATGATCATGGATATATATATGTCGATAAAAATGAAGTTCGTGTAAGCAGTATAAGAATAGCGGAGTTATTGCAGGAAAATGGATTTATTACCTCGGCATCTGCTTATACTACCAAAAAGAATGCGGTAACTGAAGATGGTGTTGAAGTAGCGGCAGAGTATGCCTACAGAAGACCAGTATGTAATAATATGCTTTGTAAATCAAATAAAACATGGTATCGCTATCAGGTAAATGTATGTTATCGTGACGGTACGATCAAGTTTACATATGTTGCAGTATCGAAAGACGGTGAGATAAAGAATGATACAAATCAGAGTAGTAAGAACAACACGCGTGATCCAGTTGCGTCCGCTAAATTCGCCAGGATGGCTGGTGTAGGAGAAGCTGATAAGATCACTTCACTCGGACCGAATTCAACTCCTTAA
- the dnaJ gene encoding molecular chaperone DnaJ produces the protein MADKRDYYEVLGVQKNASADEIKKAYRSLARKYHPDLHPDDKDCAEKFKEVNEAYEVLSDPSKKERYDQFGHAGVDPNYGGGGFNGGAGFNPFGDMGDIFENLFGGGFGGGFGGSTRSRADAPRRGQDVDTTVTIEFMEACMGVKREIKINRLDKCPDCKGTGASAGSTPQTCPECNGRGQVKVAQRTPFGVISSQKVCSKCGGKGKIVSNPCSKCGGNGRVRVSKSLSVDIPAGIDDGQMLRVSGQGDAGVNGGPSGNLNVGVRVKNHPLFEREEYDIHCEIPITYAQAVMGDELVVPTIDGNVKYSIGEGTQTGTVFRLKGKGVKKLQRSERGDQYVKVYVEVPKNLDKKQKELLKEFEASLEDKNYEKKKNFFDKLKEFKERFKDKN, from the coding sequence ATGGCTGACAAAAGAGACTACTATGAAGTGCTTGGCGTACAGAAAAACGCAAGTGCAGATGAGATAAAAAAAGCTTATCGTTCGCTCGCAAGAAAGTATCATCCGGATCTTCATCCTGACGACAAGGACTGTGCAGAAAAGTTCAAGGAAGTCAATGAAGCTTATGAGGTCCTCTCAGACCCGTCAAAGAAGGAACGCTATGACCAGTTCGGCCATGCCGGTGTTGATCCTAACTACGGCGGCGGCGGATTTAACGGCGGTGCCGGATTCAATCCTTTCGGCGACATGGGTGACATATTCGAAAACCTCTTCGGAGGCGGTTTTGGCGGCGGCTTCGGAGGCAGCACAAGATCACGTGCCGATGCACCGAGACGCGGACAGGACGTTGACACAACCGTTACAATTGAATTTATGGAAGCCTGCATGGGTGTTAAGCGCGAGATCAAGATCAACCGTCTCGACAAATGTCCTGACTGTAAAGGTACAGGCGCATCAGCCGGTTCAACTCCGCAGACCTGTCCTGAATGTAACGGACGAGGTCAGGTCAAGGTCGCTCAGAGAACTCCTTTCGGCGTGATCTCATCACAGAAAGTATGTTCAAAATGCGGCGGCAAAGGAAAGATCGTTTCAAATCCTTGTTCAAAGTGCGGCGGCAACGGTCGTGTACGTGTTTCAAAGTCACTTTCAGTTGACATTCCGGCAGGTATCGATGACGGACAGATGCTCCGCGTAAGCGGTCAGGGTGATGCCGGTGTAAACGGCGGACCAAGCGGAAACCTTAATGTTGGTGTACGTGTAAAGAATCATCCTCTCTTTGAACGTGAGGAATATGATATCCACTGCGAGATTCCGATCACATATGCACAGGCTGTAATGGGTGATGAACTTGTCGTTCCTACTATCGACGGCAATGTCAAGTACTCGATCGGCGAAGGCACACAGACCGGTACAGTCTTCAGACTCAAAGGCAAGGGTGTCAAGAAGCTCCAGCGTTCAGAACGCGGTGACCAGTACGTTAAAGTATATGTTGAAGTTCCTAAGAACCTTGACAAGAAACAGAAGGAACTCCTCAAGGAATTCGAAGCTTCACTTGAAGACAAGAATTACGAGAAGAAGAAGAATTTCTTTGACAAGCTCAAGGAATTCAAGGAACGTTTCAAAGATAAGAATTAA
- the ppk1 gene encoding polyphosphate kinase 1: MIVNYDKTGVTTMAGNIYDNRELSWLKFNQRVLQESLDTTVPLLERLTFTAIFQSNLDEFFMVRVGTLFDQLLTDPELRENKTNMTSREQLDSIFARVRKTEPQKDKAYRDIMKLLEKHDIKQVSMDRLTDEEDAFLREYFRAEIQPVLSPLIIDKRHPLPFIKNKELYIAVRLDSKSGNKIGLLPVSERIKRVIQLSRRPFRFVLAEDVILKYASEVFENYSVLEKSIIRVTRNADISEDDDSLLDNDFDFRDVMEELIKKRKKLAPVRLQICGATGSEMVKYLCKRLEISENQVFSASAPLDLSFTFMIKSMFETSKPELCYMHFAPQHSPAINENRPMAEQIRQKDIILHYPYESIKPFIRMLNEAAADPDVVSVKITLYRLARNSKIIQALVDMAERGKDVLVLVELRARFDEENNIGWSKRLQNAGCTIIYGPPGLKVHSKLLLITRRRGGRLEYITQVGTGNYNEKTSELYTDLSLLTANEKIAAGALEVFNALSLGSLVKKSDSLLVAPLCLQSKVIEMIDEEIMQARSGNKAYIGIKINSLSDKVIIDKLAEASQAGVRTELVIRGLCCLISGVKGKTDNIRVTSIVGRFLEHSRIYIFGTKQRRKVYISSADFMTRNTVKRVEVAVPVYDPDIKDRVVNIFETLISDDTKARIQGSDGMYRRKSVRRKNISAQDTFMTEAIEKAASAPAERKPDDSGFSDFYKSFLMQ; encoded by the coding sequence ATGATCGTTAATTATGATAAAACTGGGGTGACAACAATGGCCGGAAACATTTATGATAACAGGGAACTTTCGTGGCTGAAATTCAATCAGCGCGTACTGCAGGAATCGCTGGACACAACGGTTCCTCTGCTTGAAAGACTGACTTTTACAGCGATCTTTCAGTCAAATCTTGATGAATTTTTTATGGTAAGGGTGGGCACATTATTCGACCAGCTTCTGACGGATCCGGAGCTTCGGGAGAATAAAACCAACATGACGAGCCGCGAGCAGCTCGATTCTATATTTGCACGGGTAAGGAAGACGGAACCGCAGAAGGACAAGGCTTACCGCGACATAATGAAGCTGCTTGAAAAGCATGATATAAAGCAGGTCTCGATGGACAGGCTGACAGATGAGGAAGACGCTTTTCTGCGTGAATATTTCAGAGCGGAGATACAGCCCGTACTCTCGCCGCTGATAATCGACAAGCGCCATCCCCTTCCTTTTATAAAAAACAAGGAACTTTATATAGCAGTCCGCCTCGATTCGAAATCGGGCAACAAAATCGGGCTGCTTCCGGTCAGCGAACGCATAAAGCGCGTCATCCAGCTGAGCCGCAGGCCGTTCCGGTTTGTACTTGCCGAGGATGTGATACTCAAATACGCCTCCGAGGTATTTGAAAACTACAGCGTTCTTGAAAAGTCGATAATACGCGTCACGAGAAACGCTGACATAAGCGAGGATGACGACTCGCTTCTTGACAACGACTTTGATTTCCGCGACGTAATGGAAGAACTGATCAAGAAAAGAAAGAAGCTCGCACCGGTACGTCTGCAGATATGCGGCGCAACCGGAAGTGAAATGGTGAAGTATCTGTGCAAGCGCCTTGAAATCAGTGAAAACCAGGTATTTTCCGCATCGGCTCCGCTCGACCTTTCATTTACATTCATGATAAAGTCGATGTTTGAAACCTCAAAGCCGGAGCTGTGCTACATGCATTTCGCACCGCAGCACTCCCCTGCTATAAACGAAAACAGACCGATGGCAGAGCAGATACGTCAGAAAGATATAATCCTGCACTACCCTTACGAAAGCATCAAGCCTTTTATCCGCATGCTGAACGAAGCTGCAGCGGATCCTGATGTGGTATCGGTAAAAATAACGCTGTACCGCCTTGCACGCAACAGCAAGATAATTCAGGCTCTGGTGGACATGGCCGAACGCGGCAAGGACGTTCTCGTACTGGTAGAACTGCGCGCCAGATTCGATGAGGAGAACAACATCGGCTGGTCAAAACGTCTCCAGAATGCCGGATGTACTATTATATACGGACCGCCGGGTCTGAAAGTCCATTCAAAGCTTCTGCTTATAACCCGCAGAAGAGGCGGCAGACTCGAGTACATTACACAGGTGGGCACCGGAAACTACAACGAAAAGACTTCCGAACTGTACACCGACCTTTCACTTCTGACGGCAAATGAAAAAATAGCTGCCGGAGCACTTGAAGTCTTCAACGCACTTTCACTCGGCTCACTCGTGAAGAAGTCAGACAGCCTGCTGGTCGCTCCGTTATGCCTGCAGTCAAAGGTCATTGAAATGATCGACGAGGAAATAATGCAGGCCAGAAGCGGAAACAAGGCATACATCGGCATAAAGATAAATTCACTTTCCGACAAAGTCATAATCGACAAACTCGCCGAAGCTTCACAGGCAGGCGTACGAACAGAACTCGTCATACGAGGCCTGTGCTGCCTTATTTCAGGGGTAAAGGGAAAGACTGATAACATACGTGTGACAAGCATAGTAGGCCGTTTCCTTGAACACAGCCGCATCTATATTTTCGGAACGAAGCAGAGAAGAAAAGTATACATCAGTTCCGCTGACTTCATGACCCGTAACACTGTCAAGCGCGTCGAGGTAGCAGTACCGGTGTATGACCCGGACATAAAGGACCGCGTTGTGAACATTTTTGAAACTCTCATTTCAGATGACACCAAGGCAAGGATCCAGGGTTCAGACGGAATGTACCGCAGAAAGAGTGTCCGCAGAAAGAACATAAGCGCACAGGATACTTTCATGACCGAAGCTATAGAAAAAGCCGCATCAGCACCTGCGGAAAGAAAACCGGACGACAGCGGATTTTCTGATTTCTATAAATCATTTCTTATGCAGTAG
- the hrcA gene encoding heat-inducible transcriptional repressor HrcA, which translates to MDERKLKILAAVVDEYILTGEPVGSKAISKVPGINVSAATIRNDMSVLEQLGYLEQPHTSAGRIPTFNGYRLYIDQLMTVEELSESERQRLDAMLGEEENLTEESIIQSAGKALAELTKCASVVANSAPKFSVITKVDVVPTGKRLYLILLITSNGSIKNKACRLEFDLDEEQLAFFSHYIQENLQGVSIEELSEERMEKLITALGAYMITLAPLVKGLCELSQDLLHNELTISGTKQPDLVQRL; encoded by the coding sequence ATGGATGAACGAAAGCTAAAAATACTGGCAGCTGTTGTAGATGAATATATTCTTACAGGCGAGCCTGTTGGTTCAAAGGCCATTTCCAAAGTACCGGGCATCAACGTTTCAGCAGCCACGATCCGAAACGACATGTCTGTTCTCGAACAGCTCGGATACCTTGAACAGCCGCACACATCGGCAGGACGAATTCCTACATTCAACGGATACCGCCTGTACATAGATCAGCTGATGACAGTCGAGGAACTCTCGGAAAGCGAACGTCAGAGACTTGATGCAATGCTCGGTGAAGAGGAAAACCTCACTGAAGAATCAATAATTCAAAGTGCCGGAAAAGCTCTTGCGGAACTCACAAAATGCGCTTCTGTAGTTGCAAATTCCGCACCTAAGTTTTCAGTCATCACCAAGGTTGATGTTGTTCCGACCGGCAAGCGTCTTTACCTTATACTGCTTATCACATCAAACGGCAGTATCAAGAACAAGGCATGCAGACTTGAATTTGATCTTGATGAAGAACAGCTCGCATTTTTTTCACATTACATTCAGGAAAATCTTCAGGGTGTTTCAATCGAGGAACTCTCGGAAGAACGAATGGAAAAACTTATTACAGCACTCGGTGCTTATATGATTACCCTTGCTCCGCTGGTAAAAGGTCTGTGTGAACTTTCACAGGATCTTCTCCACAATGAGCTTACGATAAGCGGCACAAAACAACCTGATCTCGTGCAGCGACTTTGA